One genomic region from Terasakiella sp. SH-1 encodes:
- a CDS encoding FIST N-terminal domain-containing protein — protein MKIVTAYSVEKDQSKALEAIGEEIQKKLGTNPDYMMAFYTENYNAKEIAADLAGQFETAQLQGCSSCQFVMTDEGIHGEDGYAIGVLAMADHDGDFGVGHADMGEDPNQAATDALLAAIENSGRMGETPSLVWLTSSPGCEEQVIEGITNVIGADVPIFGGSAADNTVAGNWSLIANQDVVENGVTLAAFYPSDEVNGYFHNGYSPTDKVGTVTRAEGRSILEIDGQPAAQVYNDWSGGVIETQLKEGGNVLMDTTFQPLGRVVGNVGGVDYFNLSHPESIGEGGRLNLFTNISEGDEIVCMTGARDGLIARAGRVAKTAQEMRTDDTTQTAGALIIYCAGCMLSVGEQKDEVVSSIKGALGDAPFLGGFTFGEQGCFNNGKNGHGNLMISAVNFATKG, from the coding sequence ATGAAAATAGTGACAGCTTATTCGGTCGAAAAAGACCAAAGCAAAGCGTTAGAAGCCATTGGGGAAGAGATCCAGAAAAAATTGGGAACAAATCCCGATTATATGATGGCTTTCTATACTGAAAATTATAATGCCAAAGAAATTGCTGCCGATTTGGCCGGGCAGTTTGAAACCGCACAGTTACAAGGCTGTTCATCCTGTCAGTTTGTAATGACCGATGAAGGGATTCATGGGGAAGATGGTTATGCCATTGGCGTGTTGGCGATGGCCGATCACGATGGTGATTTTGGTGTTGGGCATGCCGATATGGGGGAAGACCCCAACCAGGCAGCAACTGATGCATTACTGGCAGCCATTGAAAACAGTGGCCGGATGGGAGAAACCCCATCCTTGGTTTGGCTGACATCTTCACCAGGGTGTGAAGAACAGGTGATTGAAGGCATTACAAATGTCATTGGTGCAGATGTACCGATCTTTGGGGGCAGTGCTGCCGATAATACGGTGGCGGGCAACTGGTCGCTGATCGCCAATCAGGATGTGGTGGAAAATGGGGTGACACTGGCCGCCTTTTATCCCTCAGATGAAGTGAATGGATATTTCCATAACGGGTATTCTCCAACCGATAAAGTTGGTACCGTTACCCGTGCAGAGGGGCGCTCAATCCTTGAAATTGATGGTCAGCCAGCCGCGCAAGTCTATAACGACTGGAGCGGAGGGGTAATTGAGACACAGCTCAAAGAAGGCGGGAATGTCTTGATGGATACCACCTTCCAGCCATTGGGCCGTGTGGTCGGTAATGTGGGGGGCGTGGATTATTTTAACCTCAGCCATCCGGAATCTATTGGCGAAGGTGGGCGTTTGAACCTGTTCACCAATATCAGCGAAGGGGATGAAATCGTCTGTATGACCGGTGCGCGCGATGGACTGATTGCCCGTGCAGGCCGTGTGGCTAAAACAGCACAGGAAATGCGCACAGATGATACGACACAAACAGCCGGGGCATTGATCATCTATTGTGCAGGCTGTATGCTCAGTGTCGGTGAACAGAAAGATGAAGTTGTTTCTTCGATTAAAGGCGCCTTGGGAGATGCACCGTTTCTGGGGGGCTTTACATTTGGGGAACAGGGTTGTTTTAATAATGGCAAAAATGGCCACGGCAACTTGATGATTTCAGCGGTGAACTTTGCGACCAAAGGTTAA
- a CDS encoding PAS domain S-box protein gives MIDDYNKLQNEDLRAIILELEAAREHERQQRKIAEVMLDGITLLNSLRSLEEVFPKLLSTINSLIEFEYAFVLLEEANGDYAVVSATDDLFTHTYWQPEKTFARVLQGHTLASFNVRMIPEWSRQPQEVLDKVTSALHVSVASPRLNGLLVCTHSESGFFNKQHVAMFEKFAPLVTQALINLEDRQGLEKAVETRTRALRNSERRLRVYSETSSDWLWSTDQEHRFSFLSERFETTTGINPQKVLGKCRWDIIPSQKEADSPKWREHRQLVENQKPFKNLEYSTHLNDKDVRWVNISGTPIFDENNIFQGYLGTGQEITQRKLHEEELNQNRTVLASKVRELDFQKYALDQHAIVSIADYDGTITYVNEKFCEISGYDADELIGRNHRMLETADYIDQTYDDIWALVSRGQTWHGESRNLTKAGETFWLDNTIVPFMNDEGKPFQFICIQTDITERVKAKNEADRASEAKSEFLASMSHEIRTPMTAVIGYADLLLDDDLPKDSLGKVQNIKGSTNSLLRLLNDILDMSKLEAGKMVIERMDFDIHKLVRETVEQTQRSRPQGFPIEVEVHIAPNLPRDVKSDPTRLRQIVVNLFGNALKFTREGTITVYAQLQPAAAPTHSPMIKISVQDTGIGMGKETLSRLFQDFVQADASISRKFEGTGLGLAICRRLSHLMGGEIGVESEEGVGSTFWFTIPYEQASSEVSHEKSLPTSTHYKANRILNILLAEDNKINQVVIQKLLEKVGHCVSVANNGIEAVDRYHKQDFDLILMDIRMPEMSGIEATRLIRQMRGEKAVVPIIAASADAMKENVLSYLDAGMDGYIAKPIDLTDMFETINEVMGEEVQSPIL, from the coding sequence TTGATTGATGACTACAACAAACTTCAAAATGAAGACTTGCGAGCGATCATTTTGGAGTTGGAAGCAGCACGGGAACACGAACGCCAGCAACGTAAAATTGCGGAAGTTATGCTGGACGGGATTACGCTGCTGAATTCGTTGCGGAGTCTGGAAGAGGTTTTCCCAAAACTGCTGTCGACCATTAATAGCCTGATTGAATTTGAATATGCCTTTGTTCTGTTGGAAGAGGCAAATGGGGATTATGCCGTCGTCAGTGCAACGGATGATTTGTTTACCCATACATATTGGCAGCCGGAAAAGACATTTGCCCGTGTCTTACAAGGTCATACGCTGGCGAGCTTTAATGTCAGGATGATCCCGGAATGGAGCCGTCAACCCCAAGAGGTTCTGGACAAGGTGACATCGGCCTTGCATGTATCTGTTGCCAGTCCGCGATTGAATGGGTTGTTGGTCTGTACCCACTCAGAAAGCGGGTTCTTTAATAAACAACATGTTGCCATGTTTGAAAAATTTGCTCCACTGGTGACGCAGGCGTTGATTAACCTGGAGGATCGTCAAGGGCTGGAAAAGGCGGTGGAGACACGCACACGTGCCTTGCGCAATAGTGAGCGACGCTTGCGGGTCTATAGTGAAACATCTTCGGACTGGTTATGGTCAACCGATCAGGAACATCGTTTTTCTTTTTTATCAGAACGTTTTGAAACAACCACCGGGATTAATCCACAGAAGGTATTAGGCAAGTGTCGCTGGGATATTATTCCAAGTCAAAAAGAAGCAGACAGTCCAAAATGGCGCGAACACCGTCAACTTGTTGAAAATCAGAAACCGTTCAAAAATCTGGAATATTCGACGCATCTGAATGACAAGGATGTGCGTTGGGTGAATATTTCCGGGACACCGATCTTTGATGAAAATAATATTTTTCAGGGTTATCTGGGTACCGGGCAGGAAATTACCCAGCGTAAATTACATGAAGAAGAACTCAACCAAAACAGAACTGTTTTGGCGAGTAAGGTGCGTGAGCTGGATTTCCAGAAATATGCACTGGATCAACATGCTATTGTCAGTATCGCTGATTACGATGGCACGATCACGTATGTGAATGAAAAATTTTGTGAAATCAGTGGGTATGATGCTGATGAATTGATTGGTCGCAACCACCGTATGCTGGAAACGGCAGATTACATTGACCAAACCTATGACGATATCTGGGCCTTGGTGAGCCGCGGTCAGACCTGGCATGGCGAAAGCCGGAACCTGACCAAGGCCGGGGAAACCTTTTGGCTGGATAACACCATCGTCCCTTTCATGAATGATGAGGGCAAGCCGTTTCAGTTTATCTGTATTCAGACCGATATTACCGAACGGGTCAAGGCCAAGAACGAGGCTGACCGGGCCAGTGAGGCCAAATCTGAATTTCTGGCATCCATGAGCCATGAAATCCGCACCCCCATGACAGCGGTGATTGGCTATGCCGACTTGTTGCTGGATGATGATTTACCTAAAGACAGTCTGGGGAAAGTGCAAAATATCAAGGGATCGACCAATTCCCTGTTGCGCCTGTTGAATGATATTTTGGATATGTCCAAGCTTGAAGCCGGGAAAATGGTGATTGAGCGTATGGATTTTGACATTCATAAGCTGGTGCGTGAAACCGTTGAACAAACACAGCGTTCCCGCCCGCAAGGTTTCCCGATTGAGGTCGAGGTCCATATCGCACCAAACCTGCCGCGTGATGTGAAATCGGACCCGACCCGCTTGCGCCAGATTGTGGTCAACCTGTTTGGCAATGCTTTGAAATTTACCCGTGAAGGCACCATTACGGTTTATGCGCAATTGCAGCCTGCTGCTGCCCCCACCCATAGCCCCATGATCAAGATCAGTGTTCAGGATACGGGCATTGGTATGGGAAAAGAAACGCTCAGCCGATTGTTTCAGGATTTTGTGCAGGCTGATGCGTCTATTTCACGAAAATTTGAAGGTACGGGGCTGGGGCTTGCCATTTGTCGGCGTCTTTCCCACCTGATGGGTGGGGAAATCGGGGTGGAGAGTGAAGAAGGGGTTGGCAGTACTTTCTGGTTTACCATCCCTTATGAGCAGGCATCTTCTGAAGTGTCTCACGAGAAATCCTTACCAACCAGCACACATTATAAAGCCAATCGTATCTTGAATATTTTATTGGCCGAAGACAATAAGATTAATCAGGTTGTAATTCAGAAGCTGTTGGAAAAGGTGGGCCATTGCGTCAGTGTTGCCAATAATGGCATCGAAGCCGTTGACCGTTATCACAAGCAAGACTTCGACCTGATTTTGATGGATATTCGCATGCCGGAAATGAGTGGGATTGAAGCCACTCGCCTGATCCGCCAAATGCGAGGCGAGAAGGCGGTTGTACCGATTATTGCAGCCAGTGCTGATGCCATGAAAGAGAATGTGCTTTCATATCTGGATGCCGGGATGGATGGGTATATTGCCAAACCGATTGACCTGACAGACATGTTTGAAACCATCAATGAAGTGATGGGGGAAGAGGTTCAGAGCCCTATTCTTTAA
- a CDS encoding DNA-binding response regulator has product MEEIKPRILFVDDDALLLEALRRGFMRSHRNDWEMTFESSPEKAIEMQKEAPFHVVVTDLKMPKINGLQLATHLNDIDASTQYVMLTGTADLNTAMDIINKTPIFRFYTKPCPAADLGRGIEDCLNRFEALKSPNAQSAEIGLHVLDRLQVGVIICDTDARVLHLNQFAAEICSEQDGLSLDSGNFIRSLSSTNRNELQDAIANGIETETALSLERNSSETSLRIIISSIDGKVLMLVADPEKHNPPSVENLQDLYDLAPSEAQLLRLIIQGYSLQEAAPIQGITEGSARTYLKRIFSKTNTSGQPELIRTVLLTPSFKE; this is encoded by the coding sequence ATGGAAGAGATCAAACCCCGCATTCTGTTTGTTGATGATGATGCCCTCTTGCTGGAGGCATTGCGTCGCGGCTTTATGCGTTCCCATCGCAATGACTGGGAAATGACGTTTGAATCTTCACCGGAAAAAGCCATTGAAATGCAAAAAGAGGCTCCCTTTCATGTTGTCGTCACCGACCTGAAAATGCCAAAGATCAATGGCCTGCAACTGGCAACCCATCTCAACGATATTGATGCTTCCACCCAATATGTCATGCTGACAGGAACGGCTGACCTGAATACGGCAATGGATATTATCAATAAAACACCCATTTTCCGTTTTTATACAAAACCTTGCCCGGCAGCTGACCTTGGCAGGGGAATTGAGGACTGCCTGAACCGTTTTGAGGCCCTGAAATCCCCAAATGCCCAAAGTGCCGAAATTGGCCTGCATGTACTGGATCGCCTGCAAGTTGGTGTGATCATTTGTGATACAGATGCCCGTGTTCTCCACCTCAATCAGTTTGCTGCTGAAATCTGTAGCGAACAAGATGGGCTCTCCCTTGATAGCGGCAACTTTATTCGTAGCCTGTCCAGCACCAACAGAAACGAACTGCAAGACGCCATTGCCAATGGCATTGAGACTGAAACCGCCCTGTCCCTTGAACGAAACAGCAGTGAAACCTCCCTGCGCATCATCATTTCGTCCATTGATGGCAAGGTGTTGATGTTGGTTGCAGACCCGGAAAAACACAATCCCCCCAGTGTGGAGAACCTGCAAGACCTCTACGACCTGGCCCCATCAGAAGCCCAGCTTTTACGCCTGATTATTCAAGGCTATTCGTTACAGGAAGCCGCCCCTATTCAGGGCATTACCGAAGGGTCGGCCCGGACCTATTTAAAACGGATTTTCTCAAAAACCAATACCAGCGGTCAGCCTGAACTGATCCGCACCGTGTTGCTCACCCCAAGTTTTAAAGAATAG
- a CDS encoding ABC transporter substrate-binding protein, which produces MSSGSARSGIAIQRGIEIALEEINSKGGVLGRPLQLLVKDHHGNPARGADNIDDFAKIDDLVAVVGGLHTPVALYELKNIHVHKMIYLSPWAAGTPVVENGYRPNYVFRLSVRDEYAGGFLVEKALARGFKRIALALENTGWGRSNERAMKAALEAKGIRPVALSWFHWGTATAADALNDVMKSKPEAILLVANAPEGMAIVEAMAARPEHERIPILSHWGITGGTFFDAAKQAIAKTDLTFLQTYSFIDRQKESKAQHVINAYLQRYRDVKDVRSIFAPVGTAHAYDLTHLLARAIEKAGSTDRPSIRTALESLPTYHGLVRVYNPPFSDQKHDALDVGDFNLSQFAPDGAIEHLRLE; this is translated from the coding sequence ATGAGTTCTGGGTCTGCGCGTTCCGGCATTGCAATTCAGCGGGGAATTGAAATTGCTCTTGAAGAAATTAACTCTAAAGGCGGTGTTTTAGGGCGTCCTTTGCAATTATTGGTCAAAGATCATCATGGGAATCCTGCCCGAGGGGCCGATAATATTGATGATTTTGCCAAAATTGATGATCTGGTGGCCGTGGTTGGGGGATTGCATACCCCCGTTGCCTTATATGAATTAAAGAATATTCATGTTCATAAAATGATTTACCTGTCCCCTTGGGCGGCAGGGACACCGGTTGTGGAAAATGGTTATCGCCCCAATTATGTCTTTCGCCTGTCTGTGCGTGATGAATATGCCGGGGGGTTTTTGGTTGAAAAAGCCCTGGCACGTGGATTCAAACGCATTGCTCTGGCATTGGAAAATACCGGCTGGGGACGTTCGAATGAACGGGCGATGAAGGCGGCTTTGGAAGCCAAGGGGATACGCCCGGTTGCACTGTCGTGGTTTCATTGGGGAACAGCCACGGCTGCGGATGCTTTAAACGATGTGATGAAATCAAAGCCGGAGGCGATTTTGCTGGTGGCCAATGCACCGGAAGGTATGGCAATTGTTGAAGCCATGGCTGCACGCCCGGAACATGAACGCATTCCCATCCTGTCGCACTGGGGGATTACCGGGGGGACTTTTTTTGATGCGGCCAAACAGGCCATTGCCAAAACCGATCTGACATTCCTGCAAACCTATTCCTTTATTGATCGCCAGAAAGAGTCTAAAGCCCAACATGTGATCAATGCATATTTACAACGCTATCGTGATGTGAAAGATGTGCGTTCCATTTTTGCCCCTGTGGGAACGGCTCATGCGTATGACTTGACCCATTTGTTGGCGCGTGCCATTGAAAAAGCCGGATCGACGGATCGTCCCTCTATTCGCACGGCCTTGGAAAGCTTGCCTACCTATCATGGTTTGGTCCGGGTATATAACCCGCCGTTTTCAGATCAAAAACATGATGCACTGGATGTGGGGGATTTTAACCTGTCCCAGTTTGCCCCAGATGGTGCGATTGAGCATCTGCGCCTGGAGTAG
- a CDS encoding sensor histidine kinase: MSVKTRAPSIFIYPLRYVLPIGVVLMVALWFGGSRYLEMVLRDQLGQYIQEIGILETDSIQERLDDVHEFARSIAENELTINGIIDLQGNSSYLPAFFRSLSLPASSKAQLYLVDYRGRLIASHKAGPADMSNVPSYYDMETLIIDTFGIVMVQPIYYGSSAEGAIVVKYPPEAFAELFERNTFNNELFIVNGENRVIYSTNPKLAKYGSFAPKEIEGWVQVQNKLLVNNTGVIVASSVDEATRLLRTFQIVQLAGLILFLSLAVGLVVLCAYLISRPLEGFAKSIASVRDMGGLNMRLKTEGPKEIVRFAEAFNHMAEELEAALKEQTSLAKELQQAQKLEAIGQLAGGIAHEINTPSQYIGDNLRFLLDSEKDLIALLMQTIALKEECRMHGYCEQRVAEIDKMIAEVDLDFLLEETSLATEQSLNGIRQISKIVLAMKEFSHPGSKEKKHVDLNRALQTTLTVSKNEWKNLATVKEQFDEKLPAVKCHAGEINQVFLNLIVNASHAIEEAERGMDGEITIKTQKIGDMVEISVKDNGCGIKAQNQDRVFNPFFTTKEVGRGTGQGLSLSHDIIVNKHQGSLSFETQEGEGSTFIVRLPYQGGNGKGQEASNG, translated from the coding sequence ATGAGCGTCAAGACACGGGCACCTTCCATTTTTATTTATCCTTTGCGCTATGTGTTGCCCATTGGGGTGGTGTTGATGGTCGCCCTGTGGTTTGGGGGAAGTCGTTATCTGGAAATGGTGTTGCGTGATCAGCTGGGCCAATATATTCAGGAAATCGGTATTCTGGAAACCGACAGCATTCAGGAACGTCTTGATGATGTGCATGAATTTGCCCGTTCCATTGCAGAAAATGAATTGACCATTAACGGGATCATCGACCTTCAGGGGAATTCGTCTTATTTGCCGGCCTTTTTTCGTTCCTTATCCCTGCCGGCCTCATCCAAGGCACAACTTTATTTGGTGGATTATCGGGGGCGCCTGATTGCATCGCATAAGGCGGGGCCTGCTGATATGAGCAATGTGCCCAGCTATTATGATATGGAAACCCTGATTATTGACACGTTCGGGATTGTGATGGTGCAGCCGATTTATTATGGCAGCAGTGCAGAAGGGGCCATTGTGGTGAAATATCCACCGGAAGCCTTTGCTGAATTGTTTGAGCGCAACACGTTTAATAATGAACTTTTCATTGTGAACGGGGAAAACCGGGTGATCTATAGCACGAACCCGAAGCTGGCGAAATATGGCAGTTTTGCACCTAAGGAAATTGAAGGCTGGGTGCAGGTTCAGAACAAATTGTTGGTCAATAATACCGGGGTGATTGTCGCAAGCTCGGTTGATGAAGCCACTCGTTTATTGCGTACTTTCCAGATTGTGCAGCTTGCGGGGTTGATCCTGTTTCTGTCTCTGGCAGTTGGACTGGTTGTCTTATGTGCCTATTTGATTTCCCGCCCCCTTGAGGGTTTTGCCAAGAGCATTGCTTCTGTGCGGGATATGGGCGGATTGAATATGCGTTTGAAGACGGAAGGGCCAAAAGAGATTGTGCGTTTTGCCGAAGCCTTTAACCATATGGCTGAAGAGCTGGAAGCGGCCCTGAAAGAACAAACCTCGCTGGCAAAGGAATTACAGCAGGCCCAGAAACTGGAAGCCATCGGCCAGTTGGCAGGGGGCATTGCCCATGAAATCAACACACCCTCGCAATATATCGGGGATAATTTGCGCTTTTTACTTGATAGTGAGAAAGACCTGATTGCCTTGTTGATGCAAACCATTGCCTTGAAAGAAGAATGTCGCATGCATGGTTATTGTGAACAACGGGTTGCTGAAATTGATAAAATGATTGCCGAAGTTGATCTGGATTTCTTGTTGGAAGAAACCTCTTTGGCGACAGAACAGTCATTGAACGGTATTCGCCAAATTTCAAAAATTGTTTTGGCGATGAAAGAATTTTCACACCCCGGTTCGAAAGAGAAAAAGCATGTGGATTTGAACCGGGCACTACAAACAACCCTGACCGTTTCCAAAAATGAATGGAAAAACCTGGCAACCGTAAAAGAACAATTCGATGAAAAACTGCCCGCTGTGAAATGCCATGCCGGAGAAATCAATCAGGTCTTCTTGAATTTGATCGTAAATGCATCACATGCAATTGAAGAGGCAGAGCGGGGAATGGATGGTGAAATCACCATTAAAACACAAAAAATCGGGGATATGGTGGAGATCAGCGTGAAGGATAATGGATGTGGCATTAAGGCACAAAATCAGGATCGCGTTTTTAATCCGTTTTTTACAACAAAAGAAGTGGGGCGTGGGACAGGGCAGGGGCTGTCATTGTCACATGATATTATTGTGAATAAACATCAGGGAAGTTTGTCATTTGAAACGCAAGAAGGGGAGGGGAGTACCTTTATTGTGCGTTTGCCATATCAGGGGGGCAATGGCAAAGGGCAGGAGGCAAGTAATGGTTAA
- a CDS encoding FIST N-terminal domain-containing protein has protein sequence MVKIATAGNTHSDTLKALESAVQELRRELGAKPKYVMVQMNAALDADLVRTYLHQMWPQCHVHGATSCLGTITDKGVMSAPDGGLALYGVADDESSYGVGFCDASLNMKQAAVDALHLALTQIDREGEMPDLVWTTCSPGSEEEALEGLQGVLGQDIPIIGGSCADNEIAGNWSLFNQHGGAQNGCVVTAIFSENAMGNSFQSAYIPTDTSATITSSDKRIVKELDHQLAGEVYARWTGIDLKAGREDSLNILGQTTLAPLGRRVGDLSGADMYLMSHPETITPEGYLTLFTDVEEGQIVTLMSGNKDMLLNRASRVCEFARNIADISTDQIAGSIIVYCAGCMLTVRDDLEELHKRITQTLGGKPFMTAFTFGEQGQVIAGENCHGNLMVSSLMWGQS, from the coding sequence ATGGTTAAAATTGCAACAGCGGGCAATACGCATTCTGATACGTTAAAGGCATTGGAAAGTGCTGTTCAAGAATTGCGTCGTGAGCTTGGGGCCAAGCCGAAATATGTCATGGTGCAAATGAATGCTGCGCTGGATGCAGATCTTGTTCGAACGTACTTACATCAAATGTGGCCCCAGTGTCATGTTCATGGGGCAACATCCTGTTTGGGGACGATCACTGATAAAGGGGTGATGAGTGCCCCGGATGGCGGGTTGGCACTGTATGGTGTAGCTGATGATGAGTCTTCTTACGGGGTTGGGTTTTGTGATGCGTCCCTCAATATGAAACAGGCTGCCGTTGATGCCTTGCACCTTGCCTTAACCCAGATTGATCGGGAAGGAGAAATGCCGGATTTGGTTTGGACCACCTGCAGTCCGGGTTCAGAAGAAGAGGCATTGGAGGGATTGCAGGGGGTTCTGGGGCAGGATATTCCGATTATCGGCGGGTCGTGTGCCGATAATGAAATTGCCGGAAACTGGTCGTTATTTAATCAGCATGGCGGGGCTCAAAATGGATGTGTGGTAACAGCCATTTTCAGTGAAAATGCTATGGGGAACAGCTTTCAAAGTGCCTATATTCCCACAGATACATCTGCCACGATTACATCCAGCGACAAGCGTATTGTCAAAGAACTGGACCATCAACTGGCCGGGGAGGTTTATGCACGTTGGACAGGGATAGATTTAAAGGCAGGGCGTGAAGACAGTCTCAATATTTTGGGGCAGACAACCTTGGCTCCCCTTGGGCGGCGTGTCGGAGATTTAAGCGGGGCAGATATGTATTTGATGTCTCATCCAGAAACCATTACCCCGGAAGGGTATCTGACCCTTTTTACAGATGTGGAAGAGGGGCAGATCGTTACCTTGATGAGTGGCAACAAGGACATGTTGCTGAACCGGGCTTCGCGTGTTTGTGAATTTGCCAGAAATATTGCCGATATTTCCACAGATCAGATTGCCGGGTCGATTATTGTTTATTGTGCGGGCTGCATGTTGACTGTCCGTGATGATTTGGAAGAGCTTCACAAGCGGATTACCCAAACGCTGGGCGGGAAGCCTTTCATGACGGCTTTTACCTTTGGCGAACAAGGCCAGGTGATTGCCGGAGAGAACTGTCATGGTAATTTGATGGTGTCTTCCTTGATGTGGGGGCAGTCTTAA
- a CDS encoding ATP-binding protein produces the protein MTETIVLLESIAELEHLRQHEIQKVQEKDAQLTAVSKLLDLFNEDEGQLKGFLNILRDIFHADCVSLYEEKEEGQLSVRTTFQGADDTHVAPCEGCAIYKKSLSGRCVNIPDTSKFSCVKEQTCTLLHDIHASLLISGIQHQDVHYGLFIERAGGKPFSRSELGMFQGLLPILKQAISISVVRQEKNHLLSELRNAQKLEAVGHLAGGIAHEINTPSQYIGDNLHFLKEGAEDISKVLELAVTLSNACSQAKVCADENQQLRHMLEESDVAFLMEEIPQAIDQSIVGIQQIAKIVLAMKEFSHPGVKDKVPMDINRAIQTTLTVSRNEWKNVAKVETDLDEQIGPITCLVAEINQVILNLIVNAVHAIEDTGQERLGHIKIATKRLEDRVEVRVSDDGSGIDPEHQDHVFTPFYTTKDVGRGTGQGLALARDIIVNKHKGSLFFETEVGVGTTFIIQLPIV, from the coding sequence ATGACGGAAACCATCGTTCTTCTGGAATCAATTGCAGAACTTGAACATCTTCGCCAGCATGAAATCCAAAAAGTGCAAGAAAAAGATGCTCAGCTGACAGCGGTGTCAAAACTGTTGGACCTGTTTAATGAGGATGAGGGGCAACTGAAGGGCTTTCTCAATATCTTACGAGATATTTTTCATGCTGATTGTGTTTCCTTATATGAGGAAAAAGAAGAGGGGCAGCTCAGTGTACGCACAACATTTCAAGGCGCAGATGATACCCATGTGGCCCCTTGTGAAGGATGCGCTATTTATAAAAAATCCCTGTCCGGGCGATGTGTCAATATTCCCGATACGTCCAAGTTTTCTTGTGTGAAAGAGCAGACCTGCACGCTTTTACATGATATCCATGCATCATTACTGATTTCTGGAATTCAGCATCAGGACGTACATTATGGCTTATTTATCGAACGGGCCGGTGGCAAACCTTTTAGTCGATCCGAACTTGGGATGTTTCAGGGGCTGCTGCCTATTTTGAAACAGGCCATTTCCATTTCTGTTGTGCGTCAGGAAAAAAATCACTTGTTGAGCGAGTTGAGAAACGCACAAAAACTGGAGGCTGTGGGCCATCTTGCGGGGGGGATTGCCCATGAAATTAATACGCCGTCCCAATATATCGGGGATAATTTACATTTCCTGAAAGAAGGGGCTGAAGACATCAGCAAGGTTTTGGAACTTGCTGTTACCTTGTCCAATGCCTGTTCTCAGGCAAAGGTTTGCGCCGATGAAAATCAGCAATTGCGCCATATGCTGGAAGAAAGCGATGTTGCCTTTTTGATGGAAGAAATCCCTCAGGCGATTGATCAGTCCATTGTCGGGATACAGCAAATTGCAAAGATTGTACTGGCGATGAAGGAATTCTCCCACCCCGGTGTGAAAGACAAGGTTCCCATGGATATCAACCGGGCAATTCAGACCACATTAACTGTTTCGCGCAATGAATGGAAAAATGTGGCAAAAGTTGAGACGGACCTTGATGAGCAGATCGGTCCGATCACCTGTTTGGTTGCAGAGATTAACCAGGTGATTTTGAATCTTATCGTGAATGCGGTTCATGCGATTGAAGATACAGGGCAGGAACGACTCGGTCATATCAAGATTGCGACCAAACGTTTGGAAGATCGTGTTGAGGTTCGTGTCTCAGATGATGGCAGCGGCATTGACCCTGAACATCAAGACCATGTATTTACACCTTTTTATACGACCAAGGATGTGGGCAGGGGAACGGGGCAGGGGCTGGCTTTGGCACGCGATATTATTGTGAATAAACATAAGGGGAGTCTGTTTTTCGAAACAGAGGTTGGCGTGGGAACAACTTTTATTATTCAATTACCTATTGTCTAA